The Corvus hawaiiensis isolate bCorHaw1 chromosome 2, bCorHaw1.pri.cur, whole genome shotgun sequence genome includes a window with the following:
- the ATN1 gene encoding LOW QUALITY PROTEIN: atrophin-1 (The sequence of the model RefSeq protein was modified relative to this genomic sequence to represent the inferred CDS: deleted 1 base in 1 codon): MFSSNRAKENGGPTPKRMKTRQNKDSMSMRSGRKKETPGPREELRSRGRASPGGVSTSSSDGKAEKSRQATKKGRLEESCTPKSSKQGRTEEISESEGEDTNAPKKTKTEELPCPPSPSDVDSLDGHSFNDEMSSDPRDIDQDNRSTSPSVYSPGSVENDSDSSSVLSQGPSHSYHHPPLFPQSPPVAAPPDSLARPPEPSFGLPGEVHPQGPPAGSYHSQLEGQASRIFQAQAPQTPSSSSSSSSSAVAAPSAPPSSSSSSSSSSSSSSSHTPLYPTANVVQVGAKIASGVGGLPAPGAREQTLSAKHNPPPTTPISLASVGGGLPPQKTPPANPPAAPPASAPSFPHVSSNLPPPPALRPLNNAVAASSSPGMVGQALSGHLPSPHSMGQDKAPALAPSRYPYAPPPLPPSSSSAQYPQPSPGQPLPSYSASYGHSFPPPSGLSVSSQPPKYTQPSLPSQPVWSQGPPPYSRPLGNAGSHPAAPFPGQSPHHQQPPQQHHHGHGSSGGVSPAAAAPPQPPGGYPHGLESNSHHPSHPTYGLRLYPPHSQAAYSQAPSATAAVAPSSSSSSSSSSSSSSSSSAASSQGSYPSMCTHPPGQSPATYTFPPPPPPSPAHGAGPPVTSAATTLSTVIATMASPSAAPYKTVSPPVPPSAVAPYGKRAASPVPTFQPPAPYKPGSPPTSSAAPFRAATPPGYRVASSPVAGGYKAPSPAPSGPPPLPGSMAAPAPPPPPLPLSAAQIKQEPSEEYEPPESPVPPARSPSPPPKVVDVPSHASQSARFNKHLDRGFNSCSRTDLYFVPLDGSKLAKKRADLVEKVRREAEQKAREEKEREREREREKEREREKERELERSVKMAQEGRPVECSSLGPVPHRPSFEQGSAVATVPPYLGPDTPALRTLSEYARPHVMSPSNRNHPFYVPLGAVDPGLLGYNVPAIYSSDPATRERELREREARERDLRDRDLRERLKPGFEVKPAELEQLHAVPAAAMDPFPRHGGLSLQTAPGLHPAFPFHPGLGHLERERLALAAGPTLRPDMSYAERLAAERQHAERVAALSNDPLARLQMLNVTPHHHQHSHIHSHLHLHQQDAIHAASASVHPLIDPLASGSHLTRIPYPAGTIPNPLLPHPLHENEVLRHQLFAAPYRDLPGSLSAPMSAAHQLQAMHAQSAELQRLALEQQQWLHAHHPLHGVPLPTQEDYYSHLKKESDKPL; encoded by the exons ATGTTTTCATCAAACCGGGCCAAGGAGAATGGGGGTCCCACACCCAAAAGAATGAAGACACGACAGAACAAGGACTCA ATGTCAATGCGGAGTGGACGGAAGAAAGAGACTCCGGGGCCTCGAGAGGAGCTCAGGTCACGGGGTCGAGCTTCCCCTGGCGGCGTCAGCACCTCCAGCAGTGATGGCAAGGCTGAGAAATCCCGACAAGCGACAAAG AAAGGCCGTTTGGAGGAATCCTGCACCCCCAAGAGCAGCAAGCAGGGCCGAACAGAAGAGATCTCAGAGAGTGAAGGGGAGGACACCAATgctcccaaaaaaaccaaaactgag GAGTTGCCCTGTCCTCCATCCCCGTCTGATGTTGACAGCCTTGATGGCCACAGCTTCAATGATGAGATGAGCAGCGACCCACGGGACATTGACCAGGATAACAGGAGCACCTCGCCCAGTGTCTACAGCCCTGGGAGCGTGGAGAATGACTCCGACTCCTCTTCTGTGCTGTCCCAGGGGCCGTCTCACTCCTACCACCACCCCCCGCTCTTCCCCCAGAGCCCACCAGTAGCTGCCCCTCCCGACAGCCTGGCCCGCCCACCAGAACCCAGCTTTGGGCTCCCGGGCGAGGTGCACCCCCAAGGACCCCCCGCAGGAAGTTAccattcccagctggagggCCAGGCCTCCCGCATTTTCCAGGCTCAAGCCCCACAGacaccttcctcctcctcttcctcttcctcctctgctgttgctgccccttctgctcccccttcctcctcctcgtcctcttcctcctcttcgtcctcctcttcctcccacacTCCCCTTTATCCTACGGCCAATGTGGTCCAGGTTGGGGCCAAAATTGCCAGTGGAGTGGgagggctcccagcaccagggGCTCGTGAGCAGACCCTCAGCGCTAAGCACAATCCACCACCCACCACGCCAATCTCACTGGCGTCGGTAGGAGGAGGGCTTCCCCCCCAAAAGACGCCCCCAGCCAACCCTCCAGCTGCCCCCCCGGCCTcagccccttccttcccccacGTCTCCTCCAACCTGCCTCCCCCACCGGCCCTGCGCCCCCTCAACAACGCAGTGGCTGcttccagctccccagggatggTGGGGCAGGCCCTGAGCGGCCACTTGCCCTCGCCCCACAGCATGGGGCAGGACAAGGCACCAGCCCTGGCCCCCTCCCGCTACCCCTACGCCCCACCACCGCTGCCgccctccagctcctctgcccagtacccccagccctccccgggccagcccctgcccagctaCAGTGCTTCCTATGGGCACTCCTTTCCCCCGCCCagcggcctctctgtctccagCCAGCCCCCCAAGTAcacccagccctccctgccctctcaGCCCGTCTGGAGCCAGGGGCCACCCCCTTACAGCCGGCCCCTGGGCAATGCCGGCTCCCACCCCGCTGCCCCTTTCCCTGGCCAGTCCCCCCATCACCAgcagccaccccagcagcaccaccacgGCCATGGGAGCAGCGGGGGTGTCTCCCCAGCAGCcgcagctcctccccagccccccgggggCTACCCCCACGGCCTGGAGTCCAACAGCCATCacccttcccatcccacctaCGGCCTGCGCCTCTACCCTCCGCACAGCCAGGCTGCCTACAGCCAGGCTCCCTCCGCCACTGCGGCCGTCgccccc tcttcctcctcctcctcgtcctcctcctcttcctcttcctcatcctcctctgctgcctcttcccagggAAGCTACCCCAGCATGTGCACGCACCCACCGGGGCAGAGTCCTGCCACCTACACCTTCCCCCCGCCGccacccccctcccctgcccatGGAGCCGGCCCTCCAGTCACCTCCGCTGCCACCACCCTCTCCACCGTCATTGCCACCATGGCCTccccctctgcagccccctACAAAACAGTCTCACCCCCGGTACCCCCGTCAGCTGTGGCCCCATATGGGAAGCGGGCGgcctcccctgtccccaccttccagcccccagccccttaCAAGCCGGGCTCGCCCCCCACTTCCTCAGCTGCCCCTTTCCgtgcagccacccctcctggcTACCGGGTGGCCTCTTCCCCTGTGGCAGGGGGCTACAAAGCCCCCTCACCCGCCCCCTCTGGCCCACCTCCCTTGCCAGGGAGCAtggctgcccctgcccccccaCCGCCCCCACTCCCCCTCAGCGCTGCTCAGATCAAGCAGGAGCCGTCGGAGGAGTACGAGCCCCCGGAGAGCCCTGTGCCACCTGCTCGCAGCCCCTCACCTCCCCCTAAGGTGGTGGATGTGCCGAGCCATGCCAGCCAGTCAGCCAG ATTCAACAAACACTTGGACCGTGGCTTCAACTCCTGCTCCCGCACAGACCTGTATTTTGTGCCCCTTGATGGCTCCAAGCTGGCCAAGAAAAGGGCAGACTTGGTGGAGAAAGTGCGTCGAGAGGCTGAGCAGAAGGCCCGTGAAGAGAAGGAGCGTGAACGGGAACGGGAGCGGGAgaaggagcgggagcgggagaaGGAACGGGAGCTGGAGAGGAGTGTG AAGATGGCCCAGGAGGGCCGTCCGGTCGAGTGCTCGTCCCTCGGGCCGGTTCCCCACCGCCCCTCCTTcgagcagggcagtgctgtaGCGACTGTTCCCCCATACCTGGGCCCCGACACCCCGGCTCTGCGCACCCTTAGCGAATACGCCCGGCCCCACGTCATGTCCCCCAGCAACCGCAACCACCCTTTCTACGTGCCCCTGGGCGCCGTCGACCCGGGCCTGCTGGGGTACAATGTGCCAGCCATCTACAGCAGCGATCCGGCCACGCGGgagcgggagctgcgggagcggGAGGCCCGCGAGCGAGACCTGAGGGACCGGGACCTGCGTGAACGTCTCAAGCCTGGCTTTGAAGTCAAACCAGCCGAGTTGGAGCAGCTCCATGCCgtgccagctgctgccatggaTCCGTTCCCACGCCACGGCGGGCTGAGTCTGCAGACGGCCCCCGGCCTtcatcctgcttttcccttccaCCCAGGGCTGGGCCACTTGGAGCGGGAGAGGCTGGCGCTGGCAGCTGGCCCAACCCTTCGTCCCGACATGTCCTACGCCGAGCGCTTGGCGGCTGAACGCCAGCACGCCGAGCGGGTGGCTGCTCTCAGCAATGACCCTCTGGCCCGGCTGCAGATGCTCAATGTGACGCCTCATCATCATCAGCATTCCCACATCCACTCCCACCTCCATCTCCACCAGCAGGATGCCATACATGCAG